CAATCTTTTTATGGTACTCAGACTGGTTTAATAGCGACGACTTTAATGGTTGTATGTTCCAAAAAGCCTTAGAAGAGGTATTAAAACAATATCCTTCAACTCATCAACCAGCAACTTTATACAAAATATGGTTAACGCAGTTAATGCAAGATCTTCTTATTCAACTTAAAATTGAAGAGTCTCGCCCTCTAGCTTTGCTGTTAGTTAACATTTTGGAAGGCATGACAATTCAAGCTCAAGTTGAACATGGTTCAGTAAAAATTAATGACTACTGGAAACGAGTGGAAAAGCTAATTGAGTTTGAAAAAATTGCCTAATAAAAAATAAAGCGTGATATCATTCTTCTTATGTTGTTGAATCTTCTTCTTATTCATCACGCTGCGTCTGAAAGTCAATCTAGTTTAGAGTTAGACATTTTTTTTGGACTATCATACTAAACTAGAATATACAGACCTGTCTGTACAAAATCAATTATATCCTTAAAACATAAAAACTCAATCTTTTTTTAATGTCTTTTTATAGATAAATCAGAATTAACTATTTATAAGGCTAAAAATAGGCTTTATTCCCTTTGACTTTGTTTCATTTATACTTAACAATTACGCTTCTCACACAACGCAACACTTTTGACACAAAACAAATACAAATTCTTGTTTTACCTTAATAATGTTATATATTTATCAATTACACTTATAAACCTTTTCAACAAAAACAATTGGATTGATTAGTTTTGCTACATTCATTTTCTTAAGATCAATCTATACTATGCCGGCCATATTGATATAGGTATAAAGTATGAAAGATGGACTCCAAATTGAAGAAATGAAAAATGCGGCTGACTCAGTCGTTGGAACATTAAAATCATTAGCGAACACTGATCGCTTATTAATTTTATGTCACTTAGCTCACGAGGAGTTGAATGTCTCTCAAATCGAAGAGAAAACCCAAATCACCCAACCCACCCTTTCACAACAACTAATGATGTTACGTAAAAGTGATGTCGTATCAACACGTCGTGATGGTAAACAAATTTTCTATTCTATTAAGGATGATAAAATGCATTCCATTTTGAATATGCTTTATCAGTTATACTGTATAGATTAACTGCTCTGAACTGATAAAATTATAATAATATTAATGTTTTCCTGAAATATGCGATTTTTCAACTTGGTAGCTGGTAATTTCCGAGCAAAAAGAACTGAAAATTCGCGTAGTTTTTCTAGCAATTAGCTTTATTGAAAACAAAAATAGTCTCCCTCCCATTTCTTTTTATATCTTTATTTCGCGTTCGAATTACTTCCTAAAGTAAAAAATCAATAATGTTAGACTCTATATTGAGTGCAATATAAACAAAACGTCATCTTTTATACTTTCAAAGTTTCATTTTAATATTTTAAAAACAAATACTTAATATTACCATTTTTTATTAATCTGATTACTTGGTATAAAAAAGCTTAAGATTCCCATCACTTAAGTATAAAATACTCCGCTTGTTCAACCTTTAGCCACGAATAGGTTAATAAGGCTTTTATATGCTTGAATTCTTTTCTCGATTAAGCTTAGTCACCAAAATTATTATTGCCATTATTTTAGGAATAGGTGTTGCACTCTTATTTCCAAACATTACACCCTACCTAAGCTTGTTTGGTGAACTGTTCATTAAAGCATTAAAATCGGTTGCTCCTATTTTAGTTTTTGTTCTGGTTCTTTCCTCAATTGCTAACTTCCAAATGGGCCACAATGCAAATCTTCGCCCAGTACTATTGCTATACGTTGTGGGCATGCTATTAGCAGCATTTACAGCTGTTATCGTAAGTCTGTCTTTTCCAAGCACGCTTTATCTCAATACTGTTTCACATAACAGTTTACAGGCCCCTGGTAGCCTCGCTGAGATATTAAAAAACTTACTTTTAAGTTTTATTGCGAATCCAGTACAAGCAATCAGCGAAGCAAACTTTATTGGTATTCTCGCTTGGGCAATTGGTCTTGGCTTAGCTATGCGTCATAGCTCAGATACCACCAAACAAGTAATGCATGATATTTCACATGCAGTCAGTGCCATTATTCATAAAGTGATTGCATTTGCTCCTGTTGGTATTTTTGGTTTAGTTGCAGTGACATTCGCTAGCGCAGGTCTTGCTACACTTGAAAGCTATATACAATTATTGGCTGTGCTACTAGGTACTATGTTCTTTGTTGCCTTAGTAATTAATCCAATTTTGGTAGGCTTAACAATCCGTGGTAATCCATACCCACTCGTTTTAAAATGTTTAAAAGAAAGTGGAATCACAGCATTCTTTACTCGTAGTTCAGCAGCTAATATTCCAGTTAACCTTGACTTGGCAGAACGTTTAGGTGTTAATCCATCTACTGCAAGCGTTTCTATCCCTTTAGGTGCAACCATTAATATGGCAGGTGCTGCAGTTACGATTACTGTACTCACTTTAGCAACTGTACATACTTTAGGAATTCATGTTGATTTAGCGACTATGATTATTTTATCAGTCGTGGCTACCATATCTGCATGCGGTGCTTCTGGCGTTGCAGGTGGTTCACTTCTTTTAATTCCAGTGGCATGTAGTCTATTTGGTATTTCATCAGAAATTGCAATGCAAGTTGTTGCAGTTGGTATGATTATTAGTGTATTACAAGACTCTACGGAAACCGCTCTTAACTCATCTACCGATGTTTTATTTACAGCAGCAGTTGATATTCGCTCAAGACAAAACTCTTAAAGAACATGCCATTTCAACATTTACCAAACTGGTTCCAAGTAGGTGCCTTTTTACTGGCAATCAATGCCGGAATGATTAATGTATTAGGGTTAATTACCCTATTACATCAATCAGTTTCACATATGACTGGCAATGTCAGCATGCTTGCGATGAGTTTGGTAAACTGGCAATTTGAACATATTCTATATTTGGTCCTTGTTATCCTTTGTTATGTGTGTGGATCATTTTATAGTGGCTTTATTTTAGGTAATAGCCATTTCAGACTAGACCGCCGATATGGTCTCCCTTTAAGTCTCGTTGCACTATTTATTTTTCTCTGTTGGTTATTATTGCCGTATTTTCCTAGATATGGCCTACTATGGGCTTGTGTTGCTATGGGTTTACAAAATGCCATGGTGAGCCATTACAAAGGAACTATTATCAGAACCACTCACTTATCGGGTGTTTTGACAGATCTTGGCCTTGCACTTGGCTATATGGCACGGGGGTTAAAAGTAGAGAATCGCAGAATTATTCTACATTTACTTATTTTTTCAGGCTTTCTTATTGGTGGTATACTTGCCGCTTCAGTACATCCCTATTTAAAATTGCAATCATTTTTACTTCCAGCAATTTTAAGCTTAACTCTCAGTATTTCATATTGGGTCATTTATTTTCATCGTTCATCCTCTTCAGATTCGGATTAAGTCATGGTTAAAAATGCCTTACAAGCTCAGTTACTCAAAGCCGGTTTAGTTGACAATAAAAAAGCCAAAAAACTTACTAAACAAGCGCAACATGAACAACGTATCGGTCAAAGTAATGAAGCAGAAATTAAAGCAAATATTGAAAAGGCTCAAAAAGAGAAGCTAGCGAAAGACCAAGCTTTAAATTTAGAAAAGCAGCAACAACTTGAAGAAAAAGCCCTAAAAGCGTCTATCATTCAAATGATTAAGCAACACAAAATTGCAGATTTTGCTGGGGAAGTTGTTTATCAATTTATTGATGAGAATAAAATTAAGAAAGTATATCTATCTCAGCAAGTCTACAATGCCT
This window of the Acinetobacter sp. XH1741 genome carries:
- a CDS encoding TetR/AcrR family transcriptional regulator; its protein translation is MSKKDDIITTALRLFNSYSYNSIGVDRIISESGVAKMTFYKYFPSKEKLIEECLLLRNSLLQNSLTAAISKEDENHPLARIKAIFLWYSDWFNSDDFNGCMFQKALEEVLKQYPSTHQPATLYKIWLTQLMQDLLIQLKIEESRPLALLLVNILEGMTIQAQVEHGSVKINDYWKRVEKLIEFEKIA
- a CDS encoding metalloregulator ArsR/SmtB family transcription factor, with amino-acid sequence MKDGLQIEEMKNAADSVVGTLKSLANTDRLLILCHLAHEELNVSQIEEKTQITQPTLSQQLMMLRKSDVVSTRRDGKQIFYSIKDDKMHSILNMLYQLYCID
- the sstT gene encoding serine/threonine transporter SstT — encoded protein: MLEFFSRLSLVTKIIIAIILGIGVALLFPNITPYLSLFGELFIKALKSVAPILVFVLVLSSIANFQMGHNANLRPVLLLYVVGMLLAAFTAVIVSLSFPSTLYLNTVSHNSLQAPGSLAEILKNLLLSFIANPVQAISEANFIGILAWAIGLGLAMRHSSDTTKQVMHDISHAVSAIIHKVIAFAPVGIFGLVAVTFASAGLATLESYIQLLAVLLGTMFFVALVINPILVGLTIRGNPYPLVLKCLKESGITAFFTRSSAANIPVNLDLAERLGVNPSTASVSIPLGATINMAGAAVTITVLTLATVHTLGIHVDLATMIILSVVATISACGASGVAGGSLLLIPVACSLFGISSEIAMQVVAVGMIISVLQDSTETALNSSTDVLFTAAVDIRSRQNS
- a CDS encoding YoaK family protein; translated protein: MPFQHLPNWFQVGAFLLAINAGMINVLGLITLLHQSVSHMTGNVSMLAMSLVNWQFEHILYLVLVILCYVCGSFYSGFILGNSHFRLDRRYGLPLSLVALFIFLCWLLLPYFPRYGLLWACVAMGLQNAMVSHYKGTIIRTTHLSGVLTDLGLALGYMARGLKVENRRIILHLLIFSGFLIGGILAASVHPYLKLQSFLLPAILSLTLSISYWVIYFHRSSSSDSD
- a CDS encoding DUF2058 domain-containing protein; the encoded protein is MVKNALQAQLLKAGLVDNKKAKKLTKQAQHEQRIGQSNEAEIKANIEKAQKEKLAKDQALNLEKQQQLEEKALKASIIQMIKQHKIADFAGEVVYQFIDENKIKKVYLSQQVYNALVTGSLVIAKDQDQYAYLPKALAEKIDQKMQGFILINNAEKNEQTTDEEDPYAAYVIPDDLMW